A single region of the Microcella sp. genome encodes:
- a CDS encoding mycofactocin-coupled SDR family oxidoreductase, giving the protein MGRLDGKVVLISGVARSQGRSHALRFAEEGADVIGFDLLDEIKGSPSAPATQADMDETVRQVEALDRRIIATKADVRDYAAVKAAVDDGVAQLGRLDVVLGNAGVFTSPSFAEDMEDDIFMDTLDINVAGVWRTAKAAIPHLKKNEHGGSIILTSSVAGLMGYPNFAHYVASKHAVVGLMRTLALELAPHHIRVNSVHPGSVNTVMVTNDTIAKLFRPDLENPTAADFAEVAKQMNPMGIEMLESYDISNAMVFLASDEARYITGVTLPVDAGTMVQ; this is encoded by the coding sequence ATGGGACGGTTGGATGGCAAAGTCGTACTGATCTCGGGCGTCGCCCGCAGCCAGGGTCGCAGTCATGCGCTGCGCTTCGCCGAAGAAGGTGCCGACGTCATCGGGTTCGACCTGCTTGACGAGATCAAGGGCTCGCCCTCGGCGCCCGCGACGCAGGCCGATATGGACGAGACGGTGCGGCAGGTCGAGGCGCTCGACCGGCGCATCATCGCCACGAAGGCCGATGTGCGCGACTACGCAGCAGTCAAGGCCGCCGTCGACGACGGTGTGGCGCAGCTCGGCCGCCTCGACGTCGTGCTCGGCAACGCTGGAGTCTTCACATCACCGTCGTTCGCCGAAGACATGGAAGACGACATCTTCATGGACACCCTCGACATCAACGTCGCCGGTGTCTGGCGCACCGCGAAAGCGGCGATTCCGCACCTCAAGAAGAACGAGCACGGCGGGTCGATCATTCTCACCAGTTCGGTCGCAGGGCTCATGGGCTATCCGAACTTCGCGCACTACGTCGCGTCGAAGCACGCCGTGGTCGGCCTCATGCGCACGCTTGCGCTCGAGCTGGCCCCGCACCACATCAGGGTCAACTCGGTGCACCCCGGGTCGGTCAACACCGTGATGGTGACCAACGACACGATCGCGAAGCTCTTCAGGCCTGACCTTGAGAACCCGACTGCCGCCGACTTCGCCGAAGTGGCGAAGCAGATGAACCCCATGGGCATCGAGATGCTCGAGTCGTACGACATCTCGAACGCCATGGTGTTCTTGGCCTCTGACGAGGCGCGCTACATCACGGGCGTGACCCTGCCGGTCGACGCCGGAACGATGGTGCAGTGA
- a CDS encoding mycofactocin-coupled SDR family oxidoreductase, whose protein sequence is MGRLEGKVVFITGVARGQGRSHAIRFAEEGADIIGIDVLEPIAGSTSPPATQADMDETVAAVEALDRRIVATKADVRSLAQVKKAVDDGVAQLGRLDVVIANAGVSTFMGPAESLSEEAFVDMVDINLTGVWRSCAAAIPHIKAGGRGGSIIMTSSAAGLMAYANVGHYVAAKHGVVGLMRTLALELAPESIRVNSIHPTTVDTPMVNNEATFKLFRPDLENPTADDFVEAAKVMNALPIGWVESVDISNAMVWLASDEARYVTGVTLPVDAGAVIK, encoded by the coding sequence ATGGGGCGTCTAGAAGGCAAAGTGGTATTCATCACGGGCGTTGCTCGCGGACAAGGTCGCAGTCATGCGATCAGATTCGCCGAAGAGGGCGCCGACATCATCGGCATCGACGTGCTCGAGCCCATCGCCGGCAGCACCTCGCCGCCGGCCACGCAGGCCGACATGGATGAGACTGTCGCCGCCGTGGAGGCGCTCGACCGACGCATCGTGGCGACGAAGGCCGACGTTCGCAGCCTGGCACAGGTGAAGAAGGCGGTCGACGATGGAGTTGCGCAACTCGGGCGACTCGACGTCGTGATCGCGAACGCGGGCGTCTCGACGTTCATGGGCCCCGCCGAATCGCTCAGCGAGGAGGCATTCGTCGACATGGTCGACATCAACCTCACCGGTGTCTGGCGTTCATGCGCCGCCGCGATTCCGCACATCAAGGCGGGCGGTCGAGGCGGATCGATCATCATGACGAGCTCGGCCGCCGGACTCATGGCCTATGCGAACGTCGGTCACTATGTGGCCGCGAAGCACGGTGTGGTCGGCCTCATGCGCACCCTTGCGCTCGAGCTCGCCCCCGAGAGCATTCGCGTCAACTCGATCCACCCGACCACGGTCGACACGCCGATGGTCAACAACGAGGCGACGTTCAAGCTGTTCAGGCCCGACCTTGAGAACCCCACCGCTGACGACTTCGTCGAAGCGGCCAAGGTCATGAACGCCCTTCCGATCGGATGGGTCGAGTCGGTCGACATCTCCAACGCCATGGTGTGGCTCGCCTCGGACGAGGCTCGTTACGTCACGGGCGTCACCCTGCCGGTCGACGCCGGCGCAGTCATCAAGTAG
- a CDS encoding GntR family transcriptional regulator: protein MKYSIDASSATPPFEQLRTQVRDAVAAGELVAGAKLPTVRALAEQLGLAVNTVARAYRELESDGIIETRGRAGSFVAPQGDAAQQQAQVAAREFVERARRLGLDDAVALELVRAAQRG from the coding sequence ATGAAGTACTCGATCGACGCGAGCTCGGCGACCCCGCCGTTCGAGCAGCTGCGCACTCAAGTGCGCGACGCGGTCGCGGCCGGTGAGCTCGTCGCGGGCGCCAAGCTGCCGACCGTGCGCGCGCTCGCCGAGCAGCTGGGGCTCGCAGTCAACACGGTTGCGCGCGCCTACCGCGAGCTCGAGTCCGACGGCATCATCGAGACCCGCGGGCGCGCGGGCTCGTTCGTCGCCCCGCAGGGCGATGCCGCGCAGCAGCAGGCGCAGGTCGCCGCCCGTGAGTTCGTCGAGCGAGCACGGCGGCTCGGCCTCGACGACGCGGTCGCGCTCGAGCTCGTGCGTGCGGCGCAGCGCGGCTGA
- a CDS encoding MoxR family ATPase — MNDASTVSASRDRVAGHLVGREREIELTLAAVAAGRDIVLEGPPGTSKTTMLRAITDEWGIPLLFVEGNADLTPAKLVGHHNPSRVLREDYSPDNFVAGPLTEAMQTGGFLYIEEFNRAPDDTLNTLLTAMADRRLTIPRVGTVDAQPTFRVIASMNPYDNVGTTKLSSSITDRLNRLSVDYQDAPAEESIVRLRARPQSAIADRLVSDAVAVTRATREHPYIRQGSSVRGAIDLVAVAEQLAGLRSIASPDHERYAELVYDAMVVSLSGRIHIDEAVDISPEAVLREIWEDRFVLEPAMAKPG, encoded by the coding sequence GTGAACGACGCCTCCACTGTCTCGGCGAGCCGCGATCGGGTCGCCGGGCACCTCGTCGGCCGCGAGCGTGAGATCGAGCTCACGCTCGCGGCCGTCGCGGCCGGCCGCGACATCGTGCTCGAGGGCCCCCCCGGCACGAGCAAGACCACGATGCTGCGCGCGATCACCGACGAGTGGGGAATTCCGCTGCTGTTCGTCGAGGGCAACGCCGACCTGACGCCGGCGAAGCTCGTCGGCCACCACAACCCCTCGCGCGTGCTGCGCGAAGACTATTCGCCCGACAACTTCGTCGCCGGGCCGCTCACCGAAGCCATGCAGACCGGGGGGTTTCTGTATATCGAAGAGTTCAACCGTGCTCCTGACGACACCCTCAATACTCTGCTGACGGCGATGGCCGATCGCCGACTGACGATTCCGCGAGTGGGCACTGTTGACGCGCAACCGACCTTCCGGGTGATCGCCTCGATGAACCCCTACGACAACGTCGGCACGACCAAGCTGTCGTCGTCGATCACCGACCGCCTCAACCGCCTGTCGGTCGACTACCAGGATGCGCCGGCCGAAGAGAGCATCGTGCGACTGCGGGCGAGACCGCAGAGCGCGATCGCCGATCGCCTCGTGAGTGACGCAGTGGCGGTGACGCGGGCGACCCGCGAGCACCCGTACATCCGTCAGGGCTCGAGCGTGCGCGGGGCCATCGACCTCGTCGCCGTCGCCGAGCAGCTCGCCGGCCTGCGCTCGATCGCCTCGCCCGACCACGAGCGATACGCCGAGCTCGTTTACGACGCCATGGTCGTGTCGCTCTCGGGGCGCATCCACATCGATGAGGCGGTCGACATCAGCCCGGAGGCCGTGCTGCGCGAGATCTGGGAAGACCGATTCGTGCTCGAGCCAGCGATGGCCAAGCCGGGATGA
- the mftD gene encoding pre-mycofactocin synthase MftD (MftD, an enzyme found in the mycofactocin biosynthesis locus, performs an oxidative deamination of 3-amino-5-[(p-hydroxyphenyl)methyl]-4,4-dimethyl-2-pyrrolidinone (AHDP). The resulting compound, now called pre-mycofactocin (PMFT), is a biologically active redox cofactor that can oxidize the non-exchangeable NADH of TIGR03971 family SDR-type oxidoreductases.), with translation MSRNAWFETVAEAQRRAKKRLPAPVYGALIAGSEKGVTLDDNIAAYSELGFAPRIADHHAHRDLSSSVMGIDIALPVIISPTGVQAVHPQGEIAVSRAAANRGTIMGLSSFASKAVEDVVAANPNTLFQVYWSGSKEEMVHRIERAKAAGAKGLIATLDWSFSHGRDWGSPQIPERLTLGAALNFAPHALPRIPWLWSFAKTFRVPDLKAPNLKPKAGGEPPTFFGAYGEWMGTPPPSWDDVRWLREQWDGPFMLKGVGRIDDAKRAIDIGATTISVSNHGGNNLDTIPAPIRMLPGIAEAVGDQIEIVLDGGVRRGSDVVKAVALGARAVMIGRAYLWGLAANGQAGVENVLDIMRGGIDSALLGLGRGSLSELTRDDVYVPEGFEKIR, from the coding sequence ATGAGCAGGAACGCATGGTTCGAGACCGTCGCCGAGGCGCAGCGTCGAGCCAAGAAGCGGCTGCCGGCCCCCGTCTACGGGGCGCTGATCGCCGGCTCGGAGAAGGGCGTCACTCTCGACGACAACATCGCGGCGTACAGCGAACTCGGCTTCGCGCCGCGCATCGCCGACCACCACGCTCACCGAGACCTGTCGAGTTCGGTCATGGGCATCGACATCGCCCTGCCTGTCATCATCTCGCCCACCGGAGTGCAGGCCGTGCACCCGCAGGGCGAGATCGCCGTGTCACGCGCGGCCGCCAACCGCGGCACCATCATGGGCCTGAGCTCGTTCGCGTCGAAGGCGGTGGAAGACGTTGTTGCCGCCAACCCGAACACCCTCTTTCAGGTCTACTGGAGCGGCTCGAAAGAGGAGATGGTGCATCGGATCGAGCGGGCGAAGGCCGCTGGCGCCAAGGGACTCATCGCCACTCTCGACTGGTCGTTCTCGCACGGTCGCGACTGGGGCAGCCCGCAGATTCCCGAGCGGCTGACGCTCGGCGCGGCGCTGAACTTCGCCCCGCACGCGCTGCCGCGCATCCCCTGGCTGTGGAGCTTCGCCAAGACCTTCCGCGTGCCCGACCTCAAGGCGCCCAACCTGAAGCCCAAGGCGGGCGGCGAGCCACCGACCTTCTTCGGCGCATACGGCGAGTGGATGGGCACGCCCCCGCCCAGCTGGGACGACGTGCGGTGGCTGCGCGAGCAGTGGGACGGCCCGTTCATGCTCAAAGGCGTCGGGCGCATCGACGATGCCAAGCGGGCGATCGACATCGGCGCCACGACCATCTCGGTCTCGAACCACGGCGGCAACAACCTCGACACGATTCCGGCGCCGATTCGCATGCTTCCGGGCATCGCCGAAGCGGTCGGCGACCAGATCGAGATCGTGCTCGACGGCGGGGTGCGCCGTGGCTCCGACGTCGTCAAGGCTGTCGCGCTCGGAGCTCGCGCCGTGATGATCGGCCGTGCCTACCTCTGGGGTCTCGCCGCCAACGGGCAGGCGGGGGTCGAGAACGTGCTCGACATCATGCGCGGCGGCATCGACTCGGCGCTGCTCGGGCTCGGGCGCGGCTCGCTCAGCGAGCTCACGCGCGACGACGTGTACGTGCCCGAGGGCTTCGAGAAGATCCGCTGA
- the mftE gene encoding mycofactocin biosynthesis peptidyl-dipeptidase MftE: MTRLDEVAWPGIPNQPLMLVPLGSTEQHGPHLPFTVDAVVAEAVARSAGARLGAVVAPVLAYGSSGEHQQFAGTLSIGQDALRLLLVELVRSARTWAARVVLVNGHGGNTPVLSEVVPTLRAEGHDVAWIGLTVPSSSPSDAHAGRTETALMLHFAPERVGDFAEVEGATRALVELMPALRAGRLHEVAPNGVLGDPRGATAAEGAALLATLVDEAVRHIERGVTDGDGMLRAPQ, from the coding sequence GTGACGCGACTCGACGAGGTGGCCTGGCCGGGCATCCCGAACCAGCCCCTGATGCTCGTGCCGCTCGGATCTACCGAGCAGCACGGCCCGCACCTGCCGTTCACGGTCGACGCCGTCGTCGCTGAGGCTGTCGCGCGGTCGGCGGGCGCGCGGCTCGGCGCGGTCGTCGCGCCCGTGCTCGCCTACGGCTCGAGCGGCGAGCACCAGCAGTTCGCGGGCACCCTCTCGATCGGGCAGGATGCCCTGCGCCTGCTGCTCGTCGAGCTCGTGCGCTCGGCGCGCACGTGGGCGGCTCGAGTGGTGCTCGTGAACGGGCACGGCGGCAACACGCCCGTGCTGTCGGAGGTCGTACCCACTCTGCGCGCCGAAGGTCACGACGTGGCGTGGATCGGGCTCACCGTGCCCAGCAGCTCGCCGAGTGACGCGCACGCGGGTCGCACCGAGACCGCGCTCATGCTGCACTTCGCGCCCGAGCGGGTCGGCGACTTCGCCGAGGTCGAGGGCGCCACCCGTGCGCTCGTCGAGCTGATGCCCGCCCTGCGAGCGGGCCGGCTGCACGAGGTTGCACCGAACGGCGTGCTGGGCGACCCCCGTGGTGCGACGGCGGCCGAGGGGGCCGCGCTGCTCGCGACGCTCGTCGACGAGGCTGTGCGGCACATCGAGCGTGGGGTGACGGACGGCGACGGCATGCTGCGAGCGCCGCAGTGA
- the mftC gene encoding mycofactocin radical SAM maturase (MftC is a radical SAM/SPASM enzyme that catalyzes the first two steps in biosynthesis of the electron carrier mycofactocin from the terminal Val-Tyr dipeptide of the precursor peptide MftA.) — protein sequence MTLVVPPPSSARPASISPGAPAPTSQTLIGHFERGLDAPICLTWELTYACNLSCSHCLSSSGRRDPRELTTDECKAVIDELQRMQVFYVNIGGGEPTVRSDFWELVDYATDHQVGVKFSTNGIKLTPEVAQRLAASDYVDVQISLDGATAEVNDRVRGPGSYDTAIRAMQNLADAGFVGFKISVVCTRDNIPQLDEFKAIADRFGAQLRLTRLRPSGRGADVWDDLHPLPHQQRELYDWLVANGEGVLTGDSFFHLSAFGEALPGLNLCGAGRVVCLIDPVGDVYACPFAIHDEFLAGSVRDEGGFAGVWRESELFRRLREPTGGGACGSCSFYDSCRGGCMAAKFFTGLPLDGPDPECVRGFGEQLLAERATDALPKPSGDHSHRTSPPRPRGSTGPVPLTLSIRRPDAPPAHACAESPLAGFSPTSTACACGGH from the coding sequence ATGACGCTCGTCGTTCCTCCACCGTCGTCCGCACGGCCCGCGAGCATCTCGCCAGGTGCACCCGCCCCGACCTCGCAGACGCTCATCGGTCACTTCGAGCGAGGTCTGGATGCCCCCATCTGTCTCACCTGGGAGCTCACCTACGCCTGCAACCTGTCGTGCAGCCACTGTCTGTCGAGCTCTGGCCGACGCGACCCTCGCGAGCTGACGACCGACGAGTGCAAAGCGGTCATTGACGAGCTGCAGCGCATGCAGGTGTTCTACGTCAACATCGGCGGCGGTGAGCCGACCGTGCGCAGCGACTTCTGGGAGCTCGTCGACTACGCCACCGATCATCAGGTCGGGGTGAAGTTCTCGACCAACGGCATCAAGCTCACGCCCGAGGTCGCCCAACGGCTGGCCGCGAGCGACTACGTCGATGTGCAGATCTCGCTCGACGGCGCCACCGCCGAGGTCAACGACCGTGTGCGCGGGCCGGGCTCGTACGACACCGCCATCCGCGCGATGCAGAACCTTGCCGATGCGGGCTTCGTCGGGTTCAAGATCTCGGTCGTCTGCACGCGAGACAACATTCCGCAACTCGATGAGTTCAAGGCCATCGCCGACCGGTTCGGGGCGCAACTGCGACTCACTCGGCTGCGGCCGAGCGGTCGCGGTGCCGACGTGTGGGACGACCTGCACCCGTTGCCCCACCAGCAGCGCGAGCTCTACGACTGGCTCGTCGCGAACGGCGAGGGCGTGCTGACGGGCGACTCGTTCTTTCACCTCTCGGCGTTCGGCGAAGCGCTGCCCGGCCTGAACCTGTGCGGCGCGGGCCGCGTCGTCTGCCTCATCGATCCCGTCGGCGACGTCTATGCATGCCCCTTCGCGATCCACGACGAGTTCCTCGCCGGCAGCGTTCGCGACGAGGGCGGCTTCGCGGGCGTGTGGCGCGAGTCGGAGTTGTTCCGACGACTGCGCGAACCCACCGGCGGCGGCGCCTGCGGTTCGTGCTCGTTCTACGACTCGTGCCGGGGTGGGTGCATGGCGGCGAAGTTCTTCACGGGGCTGCCGCTCGACGGGCCAGACCCGGAGTGCGTGCGCGGCTTCGGCGAGCAGCTGCTGGCTGAGCGGGCGACGGATGCTCTGCCGAAGCCCTCGGGCGACCACTCGCACCGCACCTCGCCACCGCGGCCGCGCGGCTCGACCGGGCCCGTGCCCCTCACGCTGAGCATCCGTCGTCCGGATGCCCCGCCGGCGCACGCCTGCGCCGAGAGCCCGCTCGCGGGCTTCTCTCCCACGTCGACGGCGTGCGCCTGCGGCGGCCACTGA
- a CDS encoding mycofactocin-coupled SDR family oxidoreductase produces the protein MGRVSGKVAFVTGAARGQGRAHALRLAEEGADIIAVDLCAPVPDLQYPPATPDDLAETVRQIEALDRRIVARQADVRDHAALKAAVDEGVAELGGLDIVVGNAGICIIADAESTTPEIWKNTIDTNLTGVWHTVQVAVPHLKARGGGSIILTSSAAGLVALPFLTAYIAAKHGVTGLGKAYALELGRFGIRVNTLHPGGVNTAMGGMGAAFPEYIEKNPGIVMGGYGVLPETTTEPVDQANAVLWLASDEAKFVTGTQVSVDAGMVVC, from the coding sequence ATGGGGCGTGTATCAGGAAAAGTCGCATTCGTCACGGGCGCCGCTCGTGGTCAAGGTCGGGCGCACGCGCTGCGCCTCGCAGAGGAGGGCGCCGACATCATCGCGGTCGACCTCTGTGCTCCGGTGCCCGATCTGCAGTACCCGCCCGCCACGCCCGATGATCTGGCCGAGACCGTCCGGCAGATCGAGGCGCTCGACCGTCGTATCGTCGCCCGCCAGGCCGACGTCCGTGATCACGCGGCGCTCAAGGCCGCGGTCGACGAGGGCGTCGCCGAGCTGGGTGGTCTCGACATCGTCGTCGGCAATGCAGGAATCTGCATCATCGCCGATGCCGAGAGCACGACGCCCGAGATCTGGAAGAACACGATCGACACCAACCTCACCGGCGTGTGGCACACGGTGCAGGTTGCCGTGCCGCACCTCAAGGCGCGCGGCGGCGGATCGATCATTCTCACCAGCTCGGCGGCCGGCCTGGTCGCGCTGCCGTTTCTCACCGCGTACATCGCGGCGAAGCACGGGGTCACAGGGCTCGGCAAGGCGTACGCCCTCGAGCTCGGGCGATTCGGCATCCGCGTCAACACCCTGCACCCGGGTGGCGTCAACACCGCGATGGGAGGCATGGGAGCCGCGTTCCCCGAATACATCGAGAAGAACCCCGGCATCGTGATGGGCGGCTACGGCGTGCTGCCCGAGACGACCACAGAGCCGGTCGATCAGGCCAACGCGGTGCTGTGGCTCGCCTCCGACGAGGCCAAGTTCGTCACCGGCACCCAGGTCTCGGTCGACGCCGGAATGGTCGTCTGCTGA
- the mftF gene encoding mycofactocin biosynthesis glycosyltransferase MftF (Members of this protein family, MftF, are glycosyltransferases, members of PF00535 (glycosyl transferase family 2). The encoding gene is found as part of the mycofactocin cassette, in Mycobacterium tuberculosis, many other Actinobacteria, and occasional members of other lineages. Mycofactocin itself, a putative redox carrier, is a heavily modified derivative of the C-terminal Val-Tyr dipeptide of the mycofactocin precursor MftA (TIGR03969).): MTAAARLPDGFTVRLNRRTWVADEGATLVGGAPTRVLYLTALARTMLTGGRLVVGSSGTAALAERLLDAGAADPVVAELPDVTGRVTVVVPAHDRPDAVARLLASIPSATPVIVVDDRSRRPEAVRRVAEQHGARVISLPENLGPAGARNAGLAAVTTPFVAFIDSDMVIDADTLPQLLRHFGDPRVGLVAPRIAGLEPEGRPNWITRYEAARSSLDLGAEPSVVRPGARVSWLPAACLVARTDAIGAGFTPGMRVAEDVDLVWRLCEQGWRVRYEPAVEARHEHRRTLLDWLGRKAFYGTGADDLAARHGDTVAPAVYTPWTLVFVGALLAQRRWSLPIAAGAAAVAAVRIGSRLRPTADRARIAARLTGMGALAATAQTAELLTRHWWPLAVAGSLVSRRFRRATVVAAVADALYEHRRTATGMGLLSFAVARRLDDLAYGAGLWWGALRARSIRALRPVVRLRSRIR; the protein is encoded by the coding sequence GTGACGGCCGCCGCGCGCCTGCCCGACGGCTTCACGGTGCGGCTGAACCGCCGCACCTGGGTCGCCGACGAGGGGGCGACGCTCGTCGGCGGCGCCCCGACGCGGGTGCTCTACCTCACGGCGCTCGCCCGCACGATGCTCACCGGCGGGCGCCTCGTCGTGGGCTCGTCGGGCACCGCGGCGCTCGCCGAGAGGCTGCTCGACGCCGGCGCCGCAGACCCTGTCGTCGCCGAGCTGCCCGACGTGACCGGACGGGTGACCGTGGTGGTGCCCGCGCACGATCGGCCCGACGCGGTCGCGCGGCTGCTGGCGAGCATCCCGAGCGCAACCCCGGTGATCGTCGTCGACGACCGCTCGCGACGACCGGAGGCAGTGCGGCGCGTCGCCGAGCAGCACGGCGCCCGTGTCATCTCGCTGCCCGAGAATCTCGGACCAGCGGGGGCGCGCAACGCCGGGCTCGCGGCAGTCACGACCCCCTTCGTGGCTTTCATCGACAGCGACATGGTGATCGATGCCGACACGCTGCCGCAGCTGCTGCGGCACTTCGGCGACCCGCGCGTCGGTCTCGTCGCCCCGCGCATCGCCGGCCTCGAGCCCGAGGGCCGACCGAACTGGATCACGCGGTACGAGGCGGCGCGGTCGTCGCTCGACCTCGGCGCCGAGCCCTCGGTCGTGCGACCCGGAGCGCGCGTGTCGTGGCTGCCGGCAGCCTGCCTCGTCGCGCGCACCGACGCGATCGGCGCGGGGTTCACACCGGGCATGAGAGTGGCAGAAGACGTCGACCTCGTCTGGCGGCTGTGCGAGCAGGGCTGGCGCGTGCGCTACGAGCCAGCGGTCGAGGCGAGGCACGAGCACCGGCGCACCCTGCTCGACTGGCTCGGCCGCAAGGCCTTCTACGGCACGGGGGCCGACGACCTCGCGGCGCGGCACGGCGACACCGTCGCGCCCGCCGTCTACACGCCGTGGACCCTCGTGTTCGTGGGAGCCCTGCTCGCGCAGCGGCGCTGGTCGCTGCCCATCGCCGCGGGGGCTGCCGCCGTCGCCGCCGTGCGCATCGGATCGCGGTTGCGGCCCACCGCCGATCGAGCACGCATCGCGGCGCGGCTCACCGGCATGGGGGCGCTCGCCGCCACCGCGCAGACCGCCGAACTGCTGACGCGGCACTGGTGGCCTCTCGCCGTCGCTGGATCACTCGTCTCGCGCCGGTTTCGGCGTGCGACCGTCGTCGCCGCGGTCGCCGATGCCCTGTACGAGCACCGTCGCACCGCGACGGGCATGGGGTTGCTGTCGTTTGCCGTCGCGCGTCGGCTCGACGACCTCGCCTACGGCGCAGGGCTCTGGTGGGGCGCGCTGCGGGCGCGCTCGATCCGGGCGCTGCGGCCGGTCGTGCGGCTGCGGTCGCGCATCAGGTAG
- a CDS encoding VWA domain-containing protein, translated as MTSRPLSRAPKQLDEKPTVFEPGQGGAGMVFRSRPAARKGHETKRSGGTAEGFTDEAAELVPVEASGSLDPAVRSLARQISSRLMIPRPKRDARSQRGSGALASVPYRRGSDEIDLDKTIEMLAERPVPDDEDIIVRERVRTRRAVVLIVDVSGSMKGERIRTAAAIVGALAGELSNDDLALIAFWSDAAVLQTFGQQQTPDRLLDLLTSIPARGLTNVGFPLELAAQELRKRPAQDARVLLLSDCVHNAGPDPRPIAALLPRLDVMLDLSGEHDAELARELTRAGRGVLQTVLSHRDVAPALTRIFTS; from the coding sequence ATGACGAGTCGACCGTTGTCACGAGCACCCAAGCAGCTCGACGAGAAGCCGACGGTGTTCGAGCCGGGGCAGGGCGGCGCCGGCATGGTGTTCCGCTCGCGACCGGCAGCGCGCAAGGGCCACGAGACGAAGCGCTCGGGCGGAACCGCCGAGGGGTTCACCGACGAAGCAGCCGAGCTGGTGCCGGTGGAGGCGTCGGGGTCACTCGACCCCGCGGTGCGTTCGCTCGCTCGGCAGATCTCGTCGCGACTGATGATTCCGCGGCCGAAGAGAGACGCGCGCTCGCAGCGCGGCTCGGGAGCGCTCGCGAGCGTGCCCTACCGGCGCGGCAGCGACGAGATCGACCTCGACAAGACGATCGAGATGCTCGCCGAGCGCCCGGTGCCAGACGACGAAGACATCATCGTGCGCGAGCGGGTGCGCACCCGCCGCGCGGTCGTGCTGATCGTCGACGTCTCGGGGTCGATGAAGGGCGAGCGCATTCGCACGGCGGCGGCGATCGTCGGGGCGCTCGCGGGCGAACTGTCGAACGACGATCTGGCACTGATCGCCTTCTGGTCAGACGCGGCCGTGCTGCAGACCTTCGGCCAGCAGCAGACCCCGGATCGCCTGCTCGACCTGCTGACCAGCATCCCCGCCCGAGGGCTGACCAACGTGGGGTTCCCGCTCGAGCTGGCTGCCCAAGAGCTGCGCAAGCGGCCCGCGCAGGACGCGCGGGTGCTGCTGCTGTCAGACTGCGTGCACAACGCCGGCCCCGACCCGCGACCGATCGCGGCGCTGCTGCCGCGACTCGACGTGATGCTCGATCTCAGCGGCGAGCACGATGCCGAGCTCGCCCGAGAATTGACGAGGGCCGGCCGCGGCGTTCTGCAGACGGTGCTCTCGCACCGCGATGTCGCCCCCGCCCTCACCCGCATCTTCACCTCATGA